One window of Candidatus Methylocalor cossyra genomic DNA carries:
- a CDS encoding glycosyltransferase family 2 protein, which translates to MDADGTEAHHQGPEVSVVMPVYNTERYLAGAIESILSQTFANFEFVIVDDGSTDGSSAILHHYAAMDARIRLVRQPNRGVAAATNHGLRLAACELVALMDSDDLALPERLAVQKAFLDAHPQWAAVGSQWLMIDAEDRILGLDLHATEPGVAEDLLFSYQALHNPTVMFRKSAFWAVGGYAEDRSMVVQDYDLFMRLRLAGQRLGNVPQVLYRWRLNPHGITMGKSRAQTLSAHAVRRDGFARYLARDPDAARATARRLVTRFPAGTWFDDKLNAEVPDLQDDFLLAAAYGETGASRSEALEHRVLRWLRNHDREPSALIQCLRDNGLPWFAELLAAQTGGPPVVSGADGSAFAAGESGCPLTFLLPFGDDHADLRERLRTLAPCPGAEVILFPVQGQRLPPIDSGALPPSLRLKALSEVPEDDAWATALASASGEYLGYLEEGFRFDPEVLGRALSLIGREGHDIVFVPLDIYYREALDHCGNPHRDPAPEPRWTPWTLLRRDRFKLTGFIHRRACLKELTVPLRECAATAPLALAMYLARRPGIHILNGRHRQFIPRLGFANQVLAVFKERLLQWYFDSGNGRLPLRAYWDRLPEARVAAIQAALDEEWRTGRFTVYWNNRLEIIEFLLRNAAIPWRWSLFRELARRYPSDMKAILTAHRRYLSAWVLRGYLLIARIVARVWAR; encoded by the coding sequence ATGGACGCTGACGGAACAGAGGCTCACCACCAAGGGCCCGAGGTGTCGGTGGTCATGCCCGTGTACAACACGGAGCGCTATCTGGCCGGCGCCATCGAGAGCATCTTGAGCCAAACCTTCGCCAACTTTGAGTTCGTCATCGTCGACGACGGCAGCACCGACGGCAGCTCGGCGATCCTGCATCACTATGCCGCCATGGATGCCCGGATCCGTCTCGTCCGGCAACCCAACCGGGGGGTCGCCGCCGCGACCAACCACGGGCTGCGCCTGGCCGCTTGCGAATTGGTCGCCCTGATGGATTCCGACGATCTCGCCCTGCCCGAGCGCCTGGCCGTGCAGAAGGCCTTTCTCGACGCCCATCCGCAGTGGGCGGCGGTTGGCTCCCAGTGGTTGATGATCGATGCCGAGGACCGCATCCTCGGGCTCGACCTCCATGCCACCGAACCGGGGGTGGCGGAGGACTTGCTGTTTTCCTACCAGGCCCTGCATAACCCCACGGTCATGTTCCGAAAATCCGCCTTTTGGGCGGTCGGCGGGTATGCCGAGGACCGGTCGATGGTGGTGCAGGATTATGACCTCTTCATGCGCCTGCGCCTGGCCGGGCAGCGGCTGGGCAATGTCCCGCAGGTGCTCTACCGTTGGCGGTTGAATCCCCATGGCATCACCATGGGGAAATCGAGGGCACAAACGCTGTCGGCACACGCGGTCCGTCGGGACGGGTTTGCCCGTTACCTGGCCCGGGATCCGGACGCGGCCCGTGCCACCGCGCGCCGCCTGGTCACCCGCTTTCCCGCTGGCACCTGGTTCGATGACAAGCTGAACGCGGAAGTCCCCGATCTCCAGGACGACTTCCTGCTGGCGGCGGCTTACGGGGAGACCGGGGCGAGCCGTTCCGAGGCGCTGGAACACCGGGTGCTCCGCTGGTTGAGGAACCACGACCGGGAGCCGTCGGCCTTGATCCAGTGCTTGCGGGACAATGGCCTGCCTTGGTTTGCCGAACTGCTCGCCGCCCAAACCGGAGGCCCGCCGGTGGTTTCCGGCGCCGATGGGAGCGCTTTCGCGGCCGGCGAATCCGGTTGCCCCCTGACCTTCCTCCTACCGTTCGGCGACGATCACGCCGACTTAAGGGAACGGCTGCGGACGCTCGCCCCCTGTCCGGGGGCGGAGGTCATCTTGTTCCCCGTGCAGGGGCAGCGGCTCCCGCCCATCGACTCGGGCGCATTGCCCCCATCGCTGCGCTTGAAAGCCTTATCGGAGGTACCGGAGGATGACGCCTGGGCAACGGCCTTAGCGAGCGCTTCCGGCGAGTATCTGGGTTATCTGGAGGAAGGTTTCCGGTTCGATCCGGAGGTGCTCGGCCGGGCCCTTTCGCTGATTGGCCGGGAGGGCCACGATATCGTCTTCGTCCCTTTAGATATCTATTATCGGGAAGCGCTGGATCACTGCGGCAATCCGCACCGGGACCCGGCTCCAGAACCCCGCTGGACGCCCTGGACCTTGCTGCGGCGGGATCGATTTAAACTGACCGGCTTCATCCACCGCCGCGCTTGCCTGAAGGAGCTTACCGTGCCCCTCCGGGAATGCGCCGCGACCGCGCCGCTGGCCTTGGCCATGTATCTCGCCCGGCGTCCCGGTATCCACATCCTGAACGGCCGCCACCGCCAATTCATTCCCCGACTCGGTTTCGCCAACCAGGTATTGGCCGTTTTCAAGGAGCGGCTTTTGCAATGGTATTTCGATTCCGGGAACGGGCGCTTGCCGCTCCGGGCCTACTGGGATCGCCTTCCTGAGGCCCGAGTGGCGGCGATTCAGGCTGCTCTGGACGAAGAATGGCGGACCGGTCGGTTCACCGTGTATTGGAATAATCGCCTGGAGATCATCGAATTCCTGCTTAGGAACGCCGCCATTCCCTGGCGCTGGTCCCTGTTCCGGGAGTTGGCTAGGCGCTATCCGTCGGACATGAAGGCAATCCTCACGGCCCATAGACGCTACCTTTCGGCCTGGGTCTTGCGGGGTTATCTCCTGATCGCCAGGATCGTTGCCCGAGTATGGGCGAGATAA